One genomic window of Luteitalea pratensis includes the following:
- a CDS encoding response regulator gives MRFLVVDDSTTMRRIIVNTLNKLGYTEIMEAGNGREGLDKVTEGPVDLVITDWNMPEMNGIEFIRALRAMDGKQHLPVLMVTTNAAKDDIVEALRAGVTNYVVKPFTSDTIKEKIDAVLAH, from the coding sequence ATGCGTTTTCTCGTGGTGGACGACTCGACGACGATGCGGCGCATCATCGTCAACACGCTCAACAAGCTGGGCTACACGGAGATCATGGAAGCCGGCAACGGACGCGAGGGCCTCGACAAGGTCACCGAGGGACCGGTGGACCTGGTCATCACGGACTGGAACATGCCGGAGATGAACGGCATCGAGTTCATCCGCGCCCTGCGCGCGATGGATGGCAAGCAGCACCTTCCCGTGCTGATGGTCACCACGAACGCCGCCAAGGACGACATCGTCGAGGCCTTGCGGGCCGGGGTCACCAACTACGTGGTCAAGCCGTTCACCAGCGACACCATCAAGGAAAAGATCGACGCGGTGCTGGCCCACTGA
- a CDS encoding chemotaxis protein CheX produces the protein MASPAPVVDRHATQPLIETLRACTHDVFGTMVGTALAEGTPLVGDALRPQSNVVGQIGFGGSSSGLVVFYATFAGARAITCSLLGLDTADEPSKPEVADAIGEITNMIAGSFRTRMATEGDAWAVSIPTVTMGSDFYMTALTDGQRTMLPFRMDDHEIFVELVITTKVRRT, from the coding sequence ATGGCATCCCCGGCCCCCGTGGTCGACCGGCACGCGACCCAGCCGCTGATCGAGACCCTTCGTGCGTGCACTCATGATGTGTTCGGGACCATGGTGGGCACGGCGCTGGCCGAGGGCACGCCGCTTGTCGGCGACGCGCTGCGTCCGCAGAGCAATGTCGTCGGCCAGATCGGTTTTGGCGGTTCCAGCAGCGGCCTCGTGGTGTTCTACGCCACGTTCGCTGGCGCCCGCGCCATCACCTGCTCGCTGCTCGGTCTGGACACGGCCGACGAGCCCTCGAAACCGGAAGTCGCCGATGCGATCGGCGAGATCACCAACATGATTGCCGGCTCCTTCCGCACCAGGATGGCCACCGAGGGCGACGCCTGGGCCGTCTCCATCCCGACGGTGACGATGGGCTCCGACTTCTACATGACGGCACTCACCGACGGCCAGCGCACCATGCTGCCGTTCCGGATGGACGATCACGAGATCTTCGTGGAACTCGTGATCACGACGAAGGTACGACGCACATGA
- a CDS encoding HDOD domain-containing protein, protein MNLPAGSEAATAALALRNSDHPWLRPDDLSIPMLPSQAQRVLALVGDPDVTIATLAGVVSKDPVLATRVLGMANSAVFGAMSPLRSVSDAVVRLGTCTVRNVVVTVSMQSQFKSAEVYGHDGHCFMEHAVGTAYVAHLIADRIRGDVEESFLCGLLHDIGKLVILQTAHQYQKKHEAAVRNDELQSAIVQHHAVCGALALGFWNVPGEVRDVVQYHHAFEAATDPQAAAVCYAANLLSHRYGFGCQPEGDAVLEDAVFAYLDLDAAWLAKADVRAPGLFNAARQALG, encoded by the coding sequence ATGAACCTGCCAGCCGGGTCGGAGGCCGCCACCGCGGCCCTGGCCCTGCGGAACTCGGATCACCCGTGGCTCCGCCCAGACGACCTGTCCATCCCCATGCTGCCGTCCCAGGCCCAGCGCGTGCTGGCGCTGGTCGGCGACCCCGACGTCACGATTGCCACGCTGGCGGGCGTGGTGAGCAAGGACCCCGTCCTGGCGACACGTGTCCTCGGCATGGCCAATTCCGCGGTCTTCGGGGCGATGTCGCCACTCCGCTCGGTGTCTGACGCGGTCGTGCGACTCGGCACGTGCACGGTGCGCAACGTCGTCGTCACCGTGTCGATGCAGTCGCAGTTCAAGTCGGCCGAAGTGTATGGCCACGATGGCCACTGCTTCATGGAGCACGCGGTGGGCACCGCCTATGTCGCGCACCTGATCGCCGACAGGATTCGCGGCGATGTCGAGGAAAGCTTCCTGTGCGGCCTGCTGCACGACATCGGCAAGCTCGTGATCCTGCAGACCGCGCACCAGTACCAGAAGAAGCACGAGGCGGCGGTCCGCAACGACGAACTGCAGTCGGCCATCGTGCAGCACCACGCGGTGTGTGGTGCGCTGGCGCTGGGGTTCTGGAACGTGCCGGGCGAGGTGCGTGACGTCGTGCAGTACCACCACGCCTTCGAAGCCGCCACCGACCCACAGGCTGCGGCCGTCTGTTACGCGGCCAACCTGCTGAGTCACCGCTACGGGTTCGGTTGCCAGCCCGAGGGCGACGCTGTACTCGAGGACGCGGTGTTCGCGTACCTCGATCTCGATGCGGCCTGGCTTGCCAAGGCGGACGTGCGTGCGCCCGGCCTGTTCAACGCGGCCCGACAGGCCCTCGGCTAG
- a CDS encoding ATP-binding protein encodes MNPARALQTVADLGARALSSTPVGDLLDAGMRLAREVTQSDHAVFFERSPGGDALLMRAGIGWRPGVIGRVSLSTGPGSFGRYVLQQPTRVVDALPSHPEFGVPAVLRDHTVESMACVRLDGIGHPLGAVAVFNVNDGLPSTEHLTFLQALGNILATAILRQVTEEGLLQSQIRLQSVQKMEAIGRLAGGIAHDFNNLVQAIGGYTEMLLRQLRDDDPLRRNAEEIKKAGDRAAALTRQLLAFSRQQVLQPSLLDVNSVVNHVEQLLTRLIGEDIELRTYLADDLWPVKADAAQLEQVLMNLAVNARDAMRDGGLLTIETANVDLTRSLDGEPFMVVAGPYVLLAVTDTGTGMNAETKARAFEPFFTTKPPGQGTGLGLSMVYGIVKQSGGYIWVDSELGAGTRIRIYLPRADELPLPLEMPEEADEPVPVGEALDTADPGVPATLLLVEDEDGVRELIHEWLAAHGYIVHAAEDGQHALKVAEGIEQVDLLIADVVMPLMGGPALAKRLLQSRADLKVIFVSGYADEAIGDRRMLEDGASFLQKPFTLEELLKKVRGVLGDRRPSRGPVGPR; translated from the coding sequence GTGAACCCCGCACGCGCGCTCCAAACGGTTGCCGACCTCGGGGCGCGCGCGTTGTCGTCCACGCCGGTGGGCGACCTGTTGGACGCGGGCATGCGTCTGGCGCGGGAGGTCACCCAGAGTGACCACGCCGTCTTCTTCGAGCGATCACCGGGTGGCGACGCCCTGCTGATGCGCGCCGGCATCGGCTGGCGTCCCGGCGTGATCGGCCGCGTGTCGCTCAGCACCGGTCCGGGCTCGTTCGGCCGCTACGTGCTCCAGCAACCCACGCGGGTCGTCGACGCGCTGCCGTCGCATCCCGAGTTCGGAGTGCCGGCGGTGCTACGTGATCACACCGTGGAGTCGATGGCGTGCGTGCGCCTCGACGGCATCGGCCATCCGCTCGGCGCCGTCGCCGTGTTCAACGTCAACGACGGATTGCCGAGCACGGAGCACCTGACGTTCCTGCAGGCGCTCGGCAACATCCTCGCCACCGCGATCCTGCGCCAGGTCACCGAAGAGGGCCTGCTCCAGAGCCAGATCCGCCTCCAGAGCGTGCAGAAGATGGAAGCGATCGGCCGGCTCGCCGGCGGCATCGCCCACGACTTCAACAACCTCGTGCAGGCGATCGGCGGCTACACCGAAATGCTGCTGCGGCAGCTGCGCGACGACGACCCGCTGCGGCGCAACGCCGAGGAGATCAAGAAGGCCGGCGACCGTGCGGCCGCGCTCACGCGACAACTGCTCGCGTTCAGCCGCCAGCAGGTCCTGCAGCCCTCGCTGCTCGACGTCAACAGTGTCGTCAATCACGTGGAGCAGTTGCTGACCCGCCTGATCGGCGAGGACATCGAGCTGCGCACGTACCTGGCCGACGACCTGTGGCCGGTCAAGGCTGATGCCGCGCAACTCGAACAGGTGCTGATGAACCTCGCGGTCAACGCGCGCGATGCGATGCGCGACGGCGGGCTGCTCACGATCGAGACGGCGAACGTCGACCTGACGCGCTCGTTGGATGGCGAACCCTTCATGGTCGTCGCCGGCCCGTACGTGCTGCTGGCGGTCACCGATACGGGCACGGGCATGAACGCCGAGACCAAGGCGCGCGCGTTCGAGCCGTTCTTCACCACCAAGCCGCCGGGGCAGGGGACCGGTCTCGGCCTGTCGATGGTCTACGGCATCGTCAAGCAGAGCGGCGGTTACATCTGGGTGGACAGCGAGCTGGGTGCAGGCACGCGCATCCGCATCTACCTGCCGCGGGCCGACGAGTTGCCGCTGCCGCTGGAGATGCCGGAAGAGGCCGACGAGCCGGTGCCGGTCGGTGAGGCGCTCGACACGGCCGACCCGGGCGTGCCGGCCACGCTGTTGCTGGTCGAGGACGAAGACGGCGTGCGTGAGCTGATCCACGAGTGGCTCGCCGCGCACGGCTACATCGTCCACGCCGCCGAAGACGGGCAACATGCGCTGAAGGTCGCCGAGGGCATCGAGCAGGTGGATCTGCTGATTGCCGACGTGGTCATGCCGCTGATGGGCGGCCCGGCGCTGGCCAAGCGGCTGCTGCAATCGCGCGCCGACCTGAAGGTGATCTTCGTCTCGGGCTATGCCGACGAAGCGATCGGCGATCGCCGCATGCTCGAGGACGGTGCCAGTTTCCTGCAGAAGCCGTTCACCCTCGAGGAGCTGTTGAAGAAGGTGCGCGGGGTGCTCGGCGACCGTCGCCCTAGCCGAGGGCCTGTCGGGCCGCGTTGA
- a CDS encoding tetratricopeptide repeat protein, protein MNKTEREQLKHNEAVDALVSANTYLSPHGRTLGLAAVAVLLLVGSVFGYRAFKARSEERAHRQLAAAVEILNAPVATAPTPGAPPVGAAPGTYATEAARAGAALKQLLSTADAYKGTDAGMRARYYAASLYAETNRPKEAGDAYAAVRDQAGASTLLGRMASLGLASMQVRQKQFDPAIKALQELAQRRDGPLPVDAVLVQLADAYQQAGRSAEASQTLQRVIDEFPQSPYAADARQRVEALQVSAPKAS, encoded by the coding sequence ATGAACAAGACCGAACGCGAACAACTCAAGCACAACGAGGCGGTCGACGCCCTCGTCTCCGCCAATACCTATCTGTCCCCGCATGGGCGAACACTCGGACTGGCCGCAGTGGCCGTCCTCCTGCTCGTGGGCAGCGTGTTCGGTTATCGCGCCTTCAAGGCGCGATCCGAAGAGCGGGCGCACAGGCAGCTGGCCGCGGCGGTGGAAATCCTGAATGCGCCCGTGGCCACGGCGCCCACGCCGGGTGCGCCACCAGTCGGGGCCGCGCCGGGGACGTATGCCACCGAGGCGGCCCGTGCGGGCGCGGCACTCAAGCAGCTGCTCAGCACCGCCGACGCGTACAAGGGCACCGACGCCGGGATGCGGGCGCGCTACTACGCGGCGTCGCTGTATGCGGAGACGAACCGGCCGAAGGAGGCCGGCGACGCCTACGCGGCTGTGCGCGACCAGGCCGGAGCCTCCACGCTGCTCGGCCGGATGGCCTCGCTCGGCCTCGCCAGCATGCAGGTGCGGCAGAAGCAGTTCGATCCGGCGATCAAGGCGCTGCAGGAGCTCGCGCAGCGCCGCGATGGTCCACTGCCGGTCGACGCCGTGCTCGTCCAGCTCGCCGACGCCTACCAGCAGGCCGGGCGGTCGGCGGAGGCGTCGCAGACGCTGCAGCGCGTGATCGACGAGTTCCCGCAGAGCCCGTACGCCGCGGACGCCCGCCAGCGCGTCGAGGCGCTCCAGGTTTCCGCCCCGAAAGCCTCCTGA
- a CDS encoding adenine phosphoribosyltransferase: MTADLLKAKIRHVPDFPKPGILFYDITTLLRDPAGLGLALDAMAAPYTDAQVDLVVGMESRGFIFGAALADRLKAGFVPVRKPGKLPSRCLSVSYDLEYGSDSLEIHADAIEAGQRVLIVDDLLATGGTARATIDLVSGLGAEIVACAFLVELTFLKGRARLGTTPVHAVLPYDD, from the coding sequence ATGACTGCAGACCTGCTCAAGGCCAAGATTCGCCACGTCCCCGACTTTCCCAAGCCGGGCATCCTGTTCTACGACATCACCACCCTGCTGCGTGACCCGGCGGGCCTGGGCCTGGCCCTGGACGCAATGGCGGCCCCGTACACGGACGCCCAGGTCGATCTCGTCGTCGGCATGGAGAGCCGCGGCTTCATCTTCGGCGCCGCCCTGGCCGATCGGCTGAAGGCCGGCTTCGTACCGGTCCGGAAGCCCGGCAAGCTGCCCTCGCGATGCCTCTCGGTGTCGTACGACCTCGAATACGGGTCCGACTCCCTCGAGATCCATGCCGATGCCATCGAGGCGGGGCAGCGGGTCCTGATCGTGGATGACCTGCTGGCGACGGGCGGCACGGCGCGAGCGACAATCGACCTGGTCTCGGGCTTGGGGGCCGAGATCGTGGCCTGCGCGTTCCTGGTCGAGCTGACGTTCCTGAAGGGGCGCGCGCGCCTCGGCACGACCCCCGTGCACGCGGTGCTGCCGTACGACGACTAG
- a CDS encoding acylphosphatase, whose product MLRATNYTVSGRVQGVGFRAFVADAARAEGLAGWVRNLPDGSVAVHAEGDAEALARFEWRLWQGPAMARVDDVAGEEVVPGGATGFRIA is encoded by the coding sequence TTGCTGCGCGCCACCAATTACACCGTGTCCGGTCGTGTGCAGGGCGTGGGATTCCGCGCCTTCGTCGCCGATGCGGCCCGCGCCGAAGGCCTCGCCGGGTGGGTCAGGAACCTGCCCGACGGGAGCGTGGCCGTCCATGCCGAAGGCGACGCGGAGGCGTTGGCGCGCTTCGAGTGGCGTCTCTGGCAAGGTCCGGCGATGGCGCGGGTGGACGACGTCGCGGGCGAGGAGGTGGTGCCGGGCGGCGCCACTGGATTCCGCATCGCCTGA
- a CDS encoding ATP-binding protein → MIPPQAKGTFFPFDTAQAAVVESLPIILWTIGTDGHVEHLNAAARECTGLTDAADFERAVHPDDLSAHRERCAGAVLRGEQHDGRCRLHRASDGSWRWHTVRVVPIRDADGAVVYAVGTAIDDHERHALVQANQALLASEQRALRAAEDAARMKDEFLAALGHELRTPLNAIAGWTSLLKRGISGAEAARAIEVIERNSQVQRDLIGRMLDASRILSGHVRLDLQVLFLEDEVTLGVESIRAEVEARGLSIRTDVTTPRTAVNADPARLQQVIGHLLDNAVRFTPHGGQILVRQWLQDGSVHLAVSDTGSGIEPAFLPVVFDRFRAGDAAAAHRHGGLGLGLSIVRHLVQMHGGQVEAASEGPGLGATFTFLLPVVEAEGDGDLSGSTAARATEDTTTLRGLSILVIEDDPDSREMLSVLLENVGAVPVAAGTVGEGLRLLGDLEIDVVLSDIGMPGRDGFDLIRALRAFPNPRVQQAPALAVTAFSRDEDRERILAAGFDAHVGKPVEPRELFAAIGEAARRRADRTDHVADAPDP, encoded by the coding sequence ATGATTCCGCCGCAAGCGAAAGGTACGTTTTTTCCGTTCGACACGGCCCAGGCCGCAGTCGTGGAGTCGCTGCCGATCATCCTCTGGACAATCGGAACCGACGGCCACGTCGAGCACCTGAACGCCGCGGCGCGCGAGTGCACAGGGCTGACCGACGCCGCCGATTTCGAGCGCGCGGTGCACCCTGACGACCTGTCGGCACACCGGGAGCGCTGCGCGGGGGCGGTGCTTCGAGGCGAACAGCACGACGGGCGCTGTCGCCTTCACCGCGCGTCGGACGGCTCGTGGCGCTGGCATACCGTGCGGGTCGTGCCCATCCGCGACGCCGACGGTGCGGTCGTGTACGCGGTGGGGACCGCCATCGACGATCACGAACGGCATGCCCTCGTGCAGGCCAACCAGGCCTTGCTGGCCTCGGAGCAGCGGGCCTTGCGCGCCGCCGAGGACGCCGCCCGCATGAAGGACGAGTTCCTCGCCGCCCTGGGCCATGAGTTGCGCACGCCGCTCAATGCCATCGCGGGCTGGACCAGCCTTCTCAAGCGCGGCATCTCCGGAGCGGAGGCGGCGCGCGCCATCGAAGTCATCGAACGCAACTCGCAGGTGCAGCGCGACTTGATCGGCCGCATGCTCGATGCCAGCCGCATCCTGTCCGGCCATGTTCGGCTGGATTTGCAGGTGCTGTTCCTCGAGGACGAGGTGACGCTCGGCGTCGAGTCGATCCGTGCGGAGGTCGAGGCGCGCGGACTGTCAATCCGCACGGACGTGACCACGCCACGAACGGCCGTGAATGCCGACCCGGCGCGGCTCCAACAGGTGATCGGCCACCTCCTCGACAACGCGGTCCGGTTCACGCCGCACGGCGGGCAGATTCTGGTCAGGCAATGGCTGCAGGACGGGTCCGTGCACCTCGCCGTGTCCGACACCGGGAGCGGGATCGAGCCGGCGTTCCTGCCGGTCGTGTTCGACCGCTTCCGCGCCGGCGACGCCGCGGCGGCACATCGGCATGGCGGCCTGGGCCTCGGCCTGTCCATCGTCCGGCACCTGGTACAGATGCACGGCGGGCAGGTGGAGGCCGCCAGCGAAGGCCCCGGCCTCGGCGCGACCTTCACCTTTTTGCTCCCCGTCGTCGAAGCGGAAGGCGATGGAGACCTGTCGGGATCCACCGCCGCCCGGGCCACCGAGGACACGACGACGCTTCGCGGCCTGTCCATCCTGGTGATCGAGGACGATCCGGATTCTCGGGAGATGCTCAGCGTCCTGCTCGAAAACGTCGGTGCGGTGCCCGTTGCGGCCGGCACGGTCGGCGAAGGGCTTCGCCTGCTCGGCGACCTGGAGATCGACGTCGTCCTGAGTGACATCGGCATGCCGGGACGCGACGGCTTCGACCTGATTCGAGCCCTGCGCGCGTTCCCCAACCCGCGCGTCCAGCAGGCGCCGGCCCTGGCCGTGACCGCATTCTCGCGCGACGAGGATCGAGAACGGATCCTCGCGGCCGGTTTCGACGCGCACGTCGGCAAGCCGGTGGAGCCGCGTGAACTGTTTGCCGCGATCGGCGAGGCGGCAAGACGGCGGGCCGACCGAACCGATCATGTGGCCGACGCGCCTGATCCCTGA
- a CDS encoding acetamidase/formamidase family protein, whose amino-acid sequence MRGMRLITSLALAAVMCASTIAGAEVHRFTPTSGTPTFAVREPVLRIKPGDVVESNTFSAPGDYYERTGGPWPGEVGPFFIEGLTPSDTLIVKIVRLRPNRDTAISAVVPNGISAVAGDNRTRILNDPLPARRFVWQLDRTRNVGILDLPNSASKRIELPLRPMLGRVAVAPAGQEAWGGLWPGNFGGNMDASDVREGATVYLPVFHEGGYFYFGDGHALQGDGEIVGSGLETTMDVTLQFDIIKGQKIAWPRIEDDTHIMVAGSIRPLVDAFRIAQVELIQWLVDDYGFDKMEAYQVVSQAGVSRIANVVDPNYTVVAKFPKSALPARVKRTP is encoded by the coding sequence ATGCGCGGCATGCGCCTCATCACCAGCCTGGCCCTTGCCGCCGTCATGTGTGCGTCGACGATCGCCGGCGCCGAAGTGCATCGCTTCACCCCCACGTCCGGAACGCCGACCTTCGCGGTGCGCGAACCAGTCCTTCGCATCAAGCCTGGCGACGTCGTCGAGTCGAACACCTTCTCGGCGCCCGGCGACTACTACGAACGGACGGGCGGACCGTGGCCTGGCGAGGTCGGCCCGTTCTTCATCGAGGGGCTGACGCCGTCGGACACGCTGATCGTGAAGATCGTCCGCTTGCGACCCAATCGCGACACGGCAATTTCTGCGGTGGTCCCCAACGGCATCAGCGCGGTCGCCGGCGACAACCGCACGCGCATCCTGAACGACCCGCTGCCGGCCCGCCGCTTCGTCTGGCAACTGGATCGGACGCGCAATGTCGGCATCCTCGACCTGCCCAATTCGGCGAGCAAGCGGATCGAGTTGCCGCTGCGGCCGATGCTGGGCCGCGTGGCGGTCGCCCCGGCCGGGCAGGAAGCCTGGGGCGGGCTGTGGCCCGGCAACTTCGGCGGCAACATGGACGCGTCGGACGTGCGCGAGGGCGCGACCGTCTACCTGCCCGTGTTCCACGAAGGAGGCTACTTCTACTTCGGCGACGGGCACGCGCTGCAGGGCGACGGCGAGATCGTCGGCTCCGGCCTCGAGACGACGATGGACGTGACGCTGCAGTTCGACATCATCAAGGGCCAGAAGATTGCGTGGCCGCGGATCGAGGACGACACCCACATCATGGTGGCCGGCAGCATCCGCCCGCTCGTCGACGCATTTCGCATCGCGCAGGTCGAGTTGATCCAGTGGCTGGTGGACGACTACGGCTTCGACAAGATGGAGGCCTACCAAGTCGTGTCGCAGGCCGGCGTCAGCCGTATCGCCAACGTCGTCGATCCGAACTACACGGTCGTGGCGAAGTTCCCGAAGTCGGCGTTGCCGGCACGTGTGAAACGCACGCCCTGA
- the surE gene encoding 5'/3'-nucleotidase SurE: MSTILLTNDDGVESEGIHALAAALRPFGRVIVCAPVGEASAIGHALTLARPLRLRDVGPDVHAVDGTPADCVNIAVAAVLGGRLPDLVISGINKGWNVGDDVTYSGTIGGALEGLLMGVPAVAVSMQRGAVYDFTHAAAAGASVAGEVLAHGLPPRVLLNVNVPQGIPTGWATTVQAARTHTTNVLRRDDPWGRPYFWLDEGRMEWAAGGDTDYEAVRAGLISVTPLHADLTAHAAVAGTAALVARASVRGQAL; this comes from the coding sequence ATGAGTACCATTCTGCTTACCAACGACGATGGCGTCGAGTCCGAGGGGATTCACGCGCTGGCTGCAGCGCTCCGGCCGTTTGGCCGCGTGATCGTCTGCGCCCCGGTCGGAGAGGCCAGTGCCATCGGTCACGCGCTCACCCTGGCGCGGCCACTCCGCCTCCGTGACGTGGGTCCGGACGTCCATGCCGTCGACGGCACTCCCGCCGATTGCGTCAACATCGCCGTTGCCGCGGTACTCGGCGGGCGCCTGCCCGATCTCGTGATCTCCGGCATCAACAAGGGATGGAACGTCGGCGACGACGTGACGTATTCGGGCACGATTGGCGGGGCACTCGAGGGCCTGCTCATGGGCGTGCCGGCGGTGGCCGTCTCGATGCAGCGCGGCGCGGTCTACGACTTCACCCACGCCGCAGCAGCGGGCGCGAGTGTTGCCGGCGAGGTGCTCGCGCACGGACTGCCGCCGCGCGTGCTGTTGAACGTGAACGTGCCGCAGGGGATACCGACCGGCTGGGCGACCACCGTGCAGGCCGCCCGTACGCACACGACCAACGTGCTGCGGCGCGACGATCCCTGGGGGCGGCCGTACTTCTGGCTCGACGAGGGGCGTATGGAGTGGGCAGCGGGCGGGGACACCGACTACGAAGCCGTCAGGGCCGGCCTGATCTCGGTGACGCCGCTGCACGCCGACCTGACGGCGCATGCCGCTGTCGCAGGCACCGCAGCACTGGTCGCGCGCGCGTCGGTCCGCGGTCAGGCCTTGTAG
- the hemH gene encoding ferrochelatase gives MPAPFDAVLLVSFGGPQGPDDIRPFLANVLRGRRIPPQRIEEVAHHYELFGGVSPITQYTNDQAEGLRQHLAGRGLVLPVYVGMRNWTPLLPDVLAQMAQDGVRRAIGVVAAAHRSYSSCTQYRHNVLQAREAVFAAGRTPVDVTYVGDWHLHEGFLTAVADLVVVARDTLPPGVQGTARLVFTAHSVPTTMAGAEAYRLQLRNSAAEVARRLGINDWDLVFQSRSGRPEDPWLAPDVNDYLRQQHARGGLQAVILSPIGFVCDHIEVLYDLDHEARETCDALGLPMVRASAVNAHPAFVDALADMVVRTWEMYKRGRPLTLVHPDHPDALELPPPVSPTVR, from the coding sequence ATGCCTGCGCCGTTCGACGCCGTCCTGCTCGTCTCGTTCGGGGGTCCCCAAGGGCCCGACGACATCCGTCCCTTCCTTGCCAACGTGCTGCGGGGCCGGCGCATCCCGCCCCAGCGCATCGAGGAGGTCGCCCATCACTACGAGCTGTTCGGCGGCGTCTCGCCGATCACGCAGTACACGAACGACCAGGCGGAAGGGCTCCGTCAGCACCTGGCGGGACGGGGTCTCGTACTGCCCGTCTATGTCGGGATGCGCAACTGGACGCCGCTGCTGCCCGACGTGCTGGCGCAGATGGCGCAGGATGGCGTACGGCGCGCGATTGGTGTCGTGGCCGCCGCACACCGCTCCTACTCGAGTTGCACGCAGTACCGGCACAACGTCCTGCAGGCCCGCGAGGCGGTGTTTGCCGCCGGCAGGACACCCGTCGACGTCACCTACGTCGGCGATTGGCACCTGCATGAGGGCTTCCTGACGGCGGTCGCCGATCTCGTTGTCGTCGCCCGCGACACGCTGCCGCCCGGTGTGCAGGGCACGGCGCGGCTGGTGTTCACGGCCCATAGCGTGCCGACGACGATGGCTGGCGCCGAGGCCTATCGGCTGCAATTGCGGAACTCCGCTGCCGAAGTCGCACGGCGGCTCGGCATCAACGACTGGGATCTCGTCTTCCAGAGCCGCAGTGGCCGCCCCGAGGATCCGTGGCTGGCTCCCGACGTCAACGACTACCTGCGCCAGCAACACGCACGGGGTGGGCTGCAGGCCGTGATTCTCAGCCCGATCGGCTTTGTCTGCGATCACATCGAGGTGTTGTACGACCTCGACCACGAGGCACGGGAGACCTGCGACGCGCTCGGCCTGCCGATGGTCCGCGCCTCCGCCGTCAACGCGCACCCGGCGTTCGTCGATGCGCTGGCCGACATGGTGGTCCGCACGTGGGAGATGTACAAGCGTGGCCGCCCGCTGACGCTGGTGCATCCGGACCACCCCGACGCCCTGGAATTGCCTCCGCCCGTCTCGCCTACGGTGAGGTAG
- a CDS encoding BrxA/BrxB family bacilliredoxin — protein sequence MPYPEFLIAPMREELTDVGFTELRTAPDVDRAVTEKGTTLVVVNSVCGCAAGKARPGIARAMQHATRPDRAVTVFAGADIEATDRARSYFTGYPPSSPSVGLLRDGKLIYMMERHQIEGNTADGIAAALTAAFDKYCATQNA from the coding sequence ATGCCGTACCCTGAATTCCTGATCGCGCCGATGCGCGAAGAGCTCACCGACGTCGGTTTCACCGAACTCCGCACTGCGCCCGATGTGGACCGCGCCGTGACCGAGAAGGGCACCACGCTGGTCGTCGTCAACTCGGTCTGCGGTTGCGCGGCCGGCAAGGCGCGCCCGGGTATCGCGCGTGCCATGCAGCACGCCACCAGGCCCGATCGCGCGGTGACCGTGTTCGCGGGCGCCGACATCGAGGCGACCGACCGGGCGCGCTCGTACTTCACCGGCTACCCGCCCTCGTCGCCCTCGGTGGGCCTGCTCCGCGACGGCAAGCTCATCTACATGATGGAGCGACACCAGATCGAGGGGAACACCGCCGATGGCATCGCCGCGGCGTTGACGGCTGCCTTCGACAAGTACTGCGCGACGCAGAACGCGTGA